A genomic region of Colletotrichum destructivum chromosome 1, complete sequence contains the following coding sequences:
- a CDS encoding Putative peptidyl-prolyl cis-trans isomerase, PpiC-type, peptidyl-prolyl cis-trans isomerase PIN4, producing the protein MGKNDKKPADKKDAGKSAGGKKGGKGESDDKGGKAKGAQSINVRHILCEKHAKKEEALAKLRDGAKFDEVAREFSEDKARQGGSLGWKTKGSLDPKFEDVAFALASSTTTSPVYGEAKTEFGYHIIMVEGRK; encoded by the exons ATGGGCAAAAACGACAAGAAGCCAGCCGACAAGAAAGACGCCGGTAAGTCGGCCGGCGGGAAGAAGGGAGGCAAGGGCGAGAGCGACGACAAAGggggcaaggccaagggcgcgCAGTCCATCAACGTCCGGCACATTCTG TGCGAAAAGCATgcgaagaaggaggaggccctGGCCAAGCTGAGAGATGGGGCCAAGTTTGACGAAGTCGCCAGAGAGTTCTCCGAAGACAAGGCGAGGCAAG GTGGATCCCTAGGGTGGAAGACGAAGGGGAGCCTGGATCCCAAGTTCGAGGACGTTGCCTTTGCTCTTGCCTCGAGCACGACGACAAGCCCGGTTTacggcgaggccaagacgGAGTTTGGGTATCACATCATCATG GTCGAAGGCAGAAAGTAA
- a CDS encoding Putative small ribosomal subunit protein eS12, which produces MSDVEENNAPEVAEEVEVSADAGSKGQMSVLDALKGVLKLALMHDGLARGLREASKALDRRQAHMCVLNEACEEEAYKKLVIALCSEHKIPLIKVPDGKQLGEWAGLCVLDREGNARKVVNCSCVVVKDWGEESQERSILLNYFQTEQ; this is translated from the exons ATG TcggacgtagaagagaacAACGCCcccgaggtggccgaggaggtcgaggtttCCGCCGATGCCGGCTCCAAGGGCCAGATGTCCGTTCTTGACGCCCTCAAGGGTGTCCTGAAGCTCGCCCTCATGCACGACGGTCTCGCCCGCGGTCTGCGCGAAGCCTCCAAGGCTCTCGACCGCCGCCAGGCCCACATGTGTGTCCTCAACGAGGCTTGCGAAGAGGAGGCCTACaagaagctcgtcatcgCTCTCTGCTCCGAGCACAAGATCCCCCTGATCAAGGTGCCCGACGGcaagcagctcggcgagTGGGCCGGTCTCT GCGTCCTCGACCGTGAGGGTAACGCCCGCAAGGTCGTCAACTGCTcttgcgtcgtcgtcaaggactgGGGTGAAGAGTCCCAGGAGCGTTCCATCCTCCTCAACTACTTCCAGACCGAGCAGTAA
- a CDS encoding Putative catalase hem-binding, catalase immune-responsive domain, catalase core: protein MHTTLLLAGLGLATLSSAGCPFADPANIGARSESGSREHLVDYEVDDSSGDPYLTSDVGGPIEDQVSLKAGVRGSTLLEDFIFRQKITHFDHERVPERAVHARGAGAYGTFTSYGDYSNLTAASFLGEAGKQTSTFVRFSTVAGSRGSADTARDVHGFATRFFTDEGNFDIVGNNIPVFFIQDAIQFPDLIHAVKPRGDNEIPQAATAHDSAWDFFSSQTSTLHTLFWAMAGYGIPRSYRHMDGFGVHTFRAVTDDGKSKLIKWHWKTLQGKASLVWEEAQVVSGKNADYHRQDLWDAIESGNGPEWELCVQVFEEEDTLKYGFDLLDPTKIVPEEIAPLQRLGKMKLDANPVNYFAETEQIMFQPGHIVRGIDFTEDPLLQGRIFSYLDTQINRHGGPNFEQLPINRPITPVHNNNRDGAAQNFIHRNRNSYSPNTLNKGLPKQANQTQGNGFFTAPGRTNNGHLVREISDSFSDHWSQPRLFYNSLTPTEQQFLINAIRFETSHLESDEVKHNVLAQLNKVSNDVANRVADALGLSKLEPDAQYYHDNTTKGLSILGEKLPTIATLKVGVLASLSADGSVGQGKELKDAFAADGVLVTVIAEKLGDGVDLTYAQADATAFDGVIVASGAQGLFDGTIAPSPLYPAGRPAQLVIDSYRWGKPVGGVGNALNESAPLGVKAGEGVYSADGVSTVVESFREGLATFRFTDRFATD from the exons ATGCATACAACTCTCCTGCTGGCCGGTCTCGGCCTAGCCACACTCTCATCTGCCGGTTGCCCCTTTGCGGACCCGGCCAACATCGGAGCCCGATCCGAGAGTGGCTCGCGAGAGCATCTTGTCGACTATGAGGTCGATGACTCTTCAGGCGACCCATACCTCACATCAGACGTCGGCGGTCCTATTGAGGATCAAGTGAGCCTGAAGGCGGGCGTACGGGGCTCGACCCTGCTCGAGGACTTCATCTTCCGCCAAAAGATCACCCACTTCGACCACGAGAGA GTCCCCGAACGAGCCGTCCACGCCCGAGGCGCTGGTGCCTACGGCACTTTCACGAGCTACGGCGACTACAGCAACCTCACCGCCGCTTCCTTTTTGGGCGAGGCGGGCAAGCAGACGTCTACGTTTGTGCGGTTTTCCACGGTGGCTGGATCGAGGGGAAGTGCCGACACCGCGAGGGATGTGCACGGCTTTGCTACCAGATT CTTCACTGACGAAGGCAACTTCGACATTGTGGGGAACAACATCCCGGTATTCTTCATCCAGGATGCGATTCAGTTCCCGGACTTGATTCACGCCGT AAAACCTCGCGGCGATAACGAGATTCCTCAAGCCGCCACGGCCCACGATTCTGCGTGGGACTTCTTCAGCTCCCAGACCAGCACACTTCACACCTTGTTCTGGGCGATGGCTGGCTACGGCATCCCGAGAAGCTACCGACACATG GACGGCTTCGGCGTGCACACGTTCCGCGCTGTgacggacgacggcaagTCGAAGCTCATCAAGTGGCACTGGAAAACGCTGCAAGGCAAGGCCAGCTTGGTGTGGGAGGAGGCTCAAGTCGTCTCGGGCAAGAACGCCGACTACCACCGTCAGGATCTCTGGGATGCCATCGAGTCGGGCAACGGCCCTGAGTGGGAGCTCTGTGTCCAGGTCtttgaggaggaggacacTCTCAAGTACGGCTTCGACCTTTTGGACCCGACCAAGATTGTGCCCGAGGAAATCGCACCCCTCCAGAGACTCGGCAAGATGAAGCTGGACGCCAACCCTGTCAACTACTTCGCCGAGACCGAGCAGATTATG TTCCAACCCGGACACATCGTCAGAGGCATCGACTTCACCGAAGACCCGCTGCTGCAGGGCCGTATATTCTCGTACCTCGACACTCAGATCAACCGCCACGGCGGGCCCAACTTTGAGCAGCTGCCCATCAACCGCCCGATCACGCCCGTCCACAACAACAACCGAGATGGCGCCGCTCAGAACTTCATCCACCGCAACCGGAACTCTT ACTCCCCAAACACCCTGAACAAGGGTCTGCCCAAGCAGGCGAACCAAACCCAGGGCAACGGTTTCTTCACGGCACCGGGGCGCACCAACAACGGCCACCTCGTGCGCGAGATCTCCGACAGCTTCTCGGACCACTGGTCCCAGCCGCGTCTCTTCTACAACTCCCTGACGCCCACCGAGCAGCAGTTCCTCATCAATGCCATCCGCTTCGAGACGAGCCACCTCGAGTCGGACGAGGTCAAGCACAACGTGCTGGCCCAGCTCAACAAAGTCTCCAACGACGTTGCGAACCGTGTCGCCGATGCCCTGGGTCTGAGCAAGCTGGAGCCTGACGCGCAGTACTACCACgacaacaccaccaaggGCCTCTCTATCTTGGGCGAGAAGCTGCCCACCATCGCCACCTTGAAGGTCGGTGTGCTCGCGAGTCTGTCGGCCGATGGGTCCGTGGGCCAGGGCAAGGAGTTGAAagacgccttcgccgccgacggtgtCCTGGTGACGGtcatcgccgagaagctgggcgacggcgtcgacttGACATACGCGCAGGCGGATGCCACCGCGttcgacggcgtcatcgtcgccagcgGCGCTCAGGGCCTGTTCGACGGGACCATCGCGCCGTCGCCCCTCTACCCAGCAGGGCGACCCGCGCAGCTCGTCATCGACTCCTACAGATGGGGCAAGcccgttggcggcgtcggcaacgCTCTTAACGAATCGGCCCCGCTCGGCGTCAAAGCCGGCGAGGGTGTGTACTCGGCGGACGGCGTGAGCACAGTGGTGGAAAGCTTCAGGGAGGGCCTGGCGACGTTCAGGTTCACAGACCGCTTTGCGACGGACTAG
- a CDS encoding Putative peptidase S8/S53 domain, peptidase S8, subtilisin, Ser-active codes for MLSRSLLWGLVLLFLSNRVLTLTYQDGSQNLVHNIPTLPSSASTARSTPYVILMTWSATREQIQDLNNTLSTHATPGSLEGKTSIHTGLIVFFKAAISSIQANAIKKLPGVAVVTPDLMLEEKLPPPWSSPPSLTPRQESPKDQSGSPLTNVRNPVNVRLQSVAPTELKVISQPPGSVRAADLPGFAYASEAGRGVTIYVIDTGANAQNPEWKGMTGSKRFMYLPEAEETMTDGHKSGHGSCVSSKATGSLFGTAKNADIVMLKVPKELPWTSATLAALVDISDDVERKGIKGKAVVNISLGQRFPMKEESTVEAYKHLLIILMRKDIVVVTASGNSREWFNKLSDHPALFSYDTDLIVVGAVDNDGSRADYSQGTIEELTKSAPGDVVCASSTSLGWLKKSGTSFAVPAVVGVIAVWLSQDEHAAELQVPGEVAAKVKAKVKKFSYPRVKGGPPVIWNGIDPRELVCKSPKRPGGAGSGCRMTLDPPASARPPQPPKPQWSKKPQGFRRVFEQDGVIGRGYVERWNSSDFDIKDNVEQWCLDRCRGKCASVFLYRVVQFSSWEYNESYICNMYVVRNTVRKQGKETLTDLTSRYHSKWSKRFVGSASKSADAGIAFK; via the exons ATGCTCTCCAGAAGCCTCCTCTGGGGTCTTGTCTTACTCTTTCTAAGTAATAGAGTCCTTACGCTTACCTATCAAGACGGATCACAGAACCTAGTACACAATATACCTACTCTACCATCTTCCGCATCCACCGCAAGGTCTACTCCATATGTCATCCTTATGACATGGAGCGCCACCAGGGAGCAGATCCAGGACCTTAACAACACACTCTCAACACACGCTACCCCAGGGTCTCTGGAGGGAAAAACCAGCATACACACCGGCCTAatcgtcttcttcaaggcGGCCATCAGCTCCATCCAGGCCAACGCCATTAAGAAGCTTCCCGGC GTTGCTGTTGTGACCCCTGATTTGATGCTCGAAGAAAAACTACCGCCCCCctggtcgtcgccgccgtcgttgacGCCTCGTCAAGAATCGCCCAAGGATCAGTCCGGCTCGCCGCTGACGAACGTCCGGAACCCGGTCAACGTCCGCCTCCAGTCGGTGGCTCCCACAGAGCTTAAAGTCATTTCGCAGCCCCCTGGCTCGGTGCGCGCCGCTGATCTCCCCGGCTTTGCGTACGCCTCTGAGGCAGGTAGAGGGGTGACGATCTACGTGATTGACACTGGCGCTAACGCTCAGAATCCA GAATGGAAAGGCATGACTGGGAGTAAGAGATTTATGTACCTGCCTGAAGCTGaggagacgatgacggaCGGACATAAATCAGGCCACGGCTCCTGCGTGTCGTCCAAGGCGACAGGTTCATTATTCGGTACCGCTAAAAACGCTGACATCGTCATGCTTAAGGTGCCTAAAGAGTTACCATGGACATCCGCTACCTTGGCAGCGCTTGTGGATATTAGCGACGACGTTGAACGCAAGGGAATCAAGGGCAAGGCTGTAGTTAACATATCCTTAGGGCAGC GCTTCCCTATGAAAGAGGAATCTACTGTAGAGGCCTATAAACACTTACTCATCATTCTTATGCGTAAAGACATTGTCGTTGTTACAGCGTCAGGTAATTCAAGA GAATGGTTTAACAAACTGTCAGACCACCCAGCCCTCTTCAGCTATGACACAGACCTTATTGTTGTTGGCGCCGTTGACAACGATGGTTCCCGCGCCGATTACTCCCAGGGCACCATCGAAGAGTTGACTAAATCTGCCCCAGGCGATGTTGTGTGCGCCTCAAGTACATCCTTAGGCTGGTTAAAGAAATCTGGCACTTCCTTTG CCGTCCCTGCCGTTGTAGGTGTTATTGCCGTCTGGCTCTCCCAGGACGAAcatgccgccgagctccagGTTCCTGGCGAGGTCGCCGCTAAGGTCAAAGCCAAAGTCAAGAAATTTTCGTACCCGCGCGTCAAGGGCGGGCCACCTGTGATCTGGAACGGCATTGACCCGCGTGAACTAGTTTGCAAATCGCCAAAAAGGccgggcggcgccgggtcGGGCTGCCGAATGACCCTGGATCCCCCCGCCTCGGCTCGGCCTCCGCAGCCCCCTAAACCCCAATGGAGCAAGAAGCCGCAGGGATTCCGCAGGGTCTTTGAACAGGATGGTGTCATAGGACGCGGCTACGTCGAACGCTGGAACAGCTCAGATTTCGATATCAAGGACAACGTCGAGCAGTGGTGCCTAGACAGATGTAGAG GCAAGTGCGCCTCTGTCTTCCTCTACCGGGTAGTACAGTTTAGTAGCTGGGAGTATAACGAGTCTTATATCTGCAACATGTACGTTGTTAGGAATACTGTACGTAAGCAAGGAAAAGAGACACTAACTGACCTGACATCTAGGTACCACTCAAAGTGGTCAAAAAGATTTGTAGGATCCGCCTCAAAAAGCGCCGACGCAGGAATCGCTTTTAAGTAA
- a CDS encoding Putative small ribosomal subunit protein uS8: protein MVRTSVLHDALKSMNNAEKAGKRQVLIRPSSKVIIKFLEVMQRHGYISEFEQVDDHRSGKIVVQLNGRLNKCGVISPRYNVRLSDLEKWVVKLLPARQFGYVILTTSAGIMDHEEARRKHVSGKVIGFFY from the exons ATGGTCCGCACCTCCGTTCTCCACGATGCCCTCAAGAGCATGAACAACGCCGAGAAGGCTGGCAAGCGCCAGGTCCTCATCCGCCCCAGCTCCAAGGTCATCATCAAGTTCCTCGAGGTCATGCAGCGTCACG GCTATATCTCCGAGttcgagcaggtcgacgaccACCGCTCCGGCAAGATCGTTGTCCAGCTCAACGGCCGTCTCAACAAGTGCGGTGTCATCTCCCCCCGCTACAACGTCCGCCTCTCCGACCTCGAGAAGTGGGTTGTCAAGCTGCTCCCGGCCCGTCAGTTCGGCTACGTCATCCTCACCACCTCCGCTGGTATCATGGACCACGAGGAGGCCCGTCGCAAGCACGTTTCCGGCAAGGTCATCGGTTTCTTCTACTAA
- a CDS encoding Putative aldehyde dehydrogenase domain, aldehyde/histidinol dehydrogenase, translating to MSSTVIRTISPSTNRVVCEVPNTSLAEAREIVVSSTEAFLSWRNLPLNKRRDIVARGLALIQDKKMELGRELTEQMGRPIAFSHKEIETMQKRADYLLETAKLALADIPGHIQEDGFQRWMQKVPLGPVLVSFAWNFPYLIIVNALVPALLAGNTVILKPSPQTPLVATRIQEIFSEAGLPTNVLQVVQSGDVQMLRELVQIPGIRGVSFTGSTKAGDAVREAAAQRETPVPLNLELGGNDPAYVRPDADLAYTAAQLVDGAIFNAGQSCCAVERIYVHADVHDAFVRELQRELETYRLGDPLDQTTNVGPVISKAALDVINSHIEDALSKGAINATPANPTFATLPATSGNYIAPSLLTNTNHNMIIMQEETFGPVIPVAKVSSDDEAVLRMNESEYGLTASVWTKDTARGSELIALLDAGTVFVNRCDYPNPDLAWTGWKKSGLGCTLGPRAFDFFTKLRSFHIKESQK from the exons ATGTCATCTACCGTAATTCGCACCATCTCCCCGTCGACTAACAGGGTCGTCTGCGAGGTCCCCAACACGTCactggccgaggccagggAAATTGTCGTATCCTCGACTGAAGCCTTCCTATCATGGCGCAATCTCCCTTTGAACAAGCGCCGGGATATCGTTGCCCGAGGTCTCGCCCTGATCCAGGACAAGAAGATGGAACTGGGGCGTGAACTGACGGAGCAGATGGGCAGGCCCATCGCTTTCTCGCATAAGGAGATTGAAACGATGCAGAAGCGCGCCGACTACCTACTCGAAACGGCAAAGTTGGCACTTGCAGATATTCCCGGCCATATTCAGGAGGATGGGTTCCAGCGTTGGATGCAGAAGGTGCCTTTGGGGCCTGTTCTCGTCAGCTTTGCCTGGAAC TTCCCGTATCTCATCATTGTCAACGCCCTCGTGCCGGCCCTCTTGGCTGGCAATACCGTCATTCTCAAGCCATCGCCGCAGACCCCTCTCGTCGCCACACGCATCCAAGAGATCTTCTCAGAGGCCGGACTGCCCACGAATGTTCTCCAAGTGGTGCAGTCGGGCGATGTCCAGATGCTGCGGGAGCTCGTTCAGATCCCAGGTATCAGGGGCGTCAGCTTCACGGGGTCCACCAAGGCAGGCGACGCAGTccgcgaagccgccgcccaaCGTGAGACGCCTGTTCCCTTGAACCTCGAGCTCGGTGGCAACGATCCCGCCTACGTGAGGCCCGATGCCGATCTCGCATACACCGCCGCGCAGCTGGTCGACGGGGCCATCTTCAACGCGGGGCAGagctgctgcgccgtcgaGAGGATCTACGTCCATGCCGATGTTCACGATGCGTTCGTCCGTGAGCTTCAGCGGGAGCTCGAAACCTACAGGCTTGGGGACCCCCTAGACCAGACCACGAATGTCGGTCCAGTTATCTCCAAAGCAGCCCTTGACGTTATCAACTCCCACATCGAGGACGCCCTTTCCAAGGGGGCCATTAACGCCACTCCCGCCAATCCCACTTTCGCTACTCTGCCTGCCACTAGCGGCAACTACATTGCGCCCAGTCTCCTGACCAACACCAACCACAACATGATCATTATGCAGGAAGAGACTTTTGGCCCAGTCATTCCTGTAGCCAAGGTGAGCAGTGACGACGAGGCAGTCTTGCGCATGAATGAGTCGGAGTACGGATTGACGGCCAGCGTCTGGACCAAGGATACTGCGCGCGGCTCGGAGCTGATCGCCCTGCTGGATGCCGGCACTGTTTTCGTGAACCGCTGCGACTACCCCAACCCCGATCTCGCCTGGACTGGTTGGAAGAAGTCGGGGCTTGGATGCACCCTAGGTCCTCGCGCCTTTGACTTTTTCACTAAGCTAAGGAGCTTCCATATCAAGGAGAGCCAGAAGTAG
- a CDS encoding Putative P-type ATPase, HAD superfamily, P-type ATPase, transmembrane domain superfamily — protein sequence MAGRPTGGPPGGPSNNDLLLDLENDQPVYNGGQRSAVTDDDLLRYDHDQPQGRPSVSYDDFVGGGGGGGGGGSHAQQPSALRPLPGGPTSPTGGGGGGGAPPGPYMQRHYSQTSELNNYQRYADDFDDYSAEGESYYQQGGAATSTNNVGDSSARANARNRNSVLSLGGGFFGRMKNKLGMGQGYSEMDLPLTEPGGNGRTDSGIDPQAKQGKKLDMGNFKFGFGRSKPDPSTLGPRMIHLNNPPANAANKYVDNHISTAKYNVATFLPKFLFEQFSKFANIFFLFTAALQQIPNLSPTNRYTTIIPLFIVMMVSAGKELVEDYRRKQADHQLNTSKARVLRGTTFQETKWINVSVGDIIRVESEEPFPADLVLLASSEPEGLCYIETANLDGETNLKIKQALPETCTMVSSSDLSRLGGRIKSEQPNSSLYTYEATLTMQAGGGEKELPLNPEQLLLRGATLRNTPWIHGAVVFTGHETKLMRNATAAPIKRTKVEKKLNILVLVLVGILLVLSVICTVGDLVQRKVEGDAISYLQLDSTGSANDIIRTFFKDMVTYWVLFSSLVPISLFVTLEMVKYWHGILINDDLDIYYDRTDTPANCRTSSLVEELGMVEFVFSDKTGTLTCNMMEFKQASIGGIQYAEDVPEDLRATIQDGVEVGIHDYKRLAENLKSHETAPVIDHFLALLATCHTVIPERGEEKGGKIKYQAASPDEGALVEGAAQLGYVFTDRKPRSVFIEAGGRELEYELLAVCEFNSTRKRMSTIYRCPDGKVRVYCKGADTVILERLNDQNPHVEATLRHLEEYASEGLRTLCLAMREVPEQEFQEWFQIFEKAGMTVGGTRADELDKAAEIIERDFYLLGATAIEDRLQDGVPETIHTLQQASIKVWVLTGDRQETAINIGMSCKLLSEDMMLLIVNEESAEATRDNIQKKLDAIRTQGDGTIETETLALIIDGKSLTYALEKDLEKQFLDLAIMCKAVICCRVSPLQKALVVKLVKKYQKESILLAIGDGANDVSMIQAAHIGVGISGMEGLQAARSADVSIGQFRYLRKLLLVHGAWSYQRVAKTILFSFYKNITLYMTQFWYTFQNVFSGAVIYESWTLSFYNVFYTVLPPLALGILDQFISARLLDRYPQLYTMGQQNQFFKIKIFAEWVANAVYHSIILYVFGQLIWYGDLIQGDGQIAGHWVWGTALYAAVLLTVLGKAALITNNWTKYHVIAIPGSMLFWWGFIALYGTVAPMIPFSAEYHGVIPKLYSSPVFWLQTFSLAIMCLLRDIAWKFAKRMYMPQTYHHIQEIQKYNIQDYRPRMEQFQKAIRKVRQVQRMRKQRGYAFSQADESQTRVIQAYDTTQHRGRYGEMASSRPQGR from the exons ATGGCTGGACGACCGACGGGAGGCCCTCCAGGGGGCCCTTCCAATAATGACCTGCTGCTAGATCTGGAAAACGACCAGCCCGTCTACAATGGAGGGCAGCGATCCGCCGtgaccgacgacgacctaTTGCGATACGACCACGACCAGCCCCAAGGCCGCCCCTCCGTTTCGTATGATGActttgtcggcggcggcggaggaggaggagggggaggcaGCCACGCTCAGCAACCTTCGGCTTTAAGACCGTTACCCGGAGGTCCCACGTCGcccaccggcggcggcggcggcggcggcgcaccCCCTGGCCCCTACATGCAAAGACACTACAGTCAAACGTCGGAACTAAACAACTACCAGCGATACGccgacgactttgacgactACTCGGCCGAAGGCGAATCATATTACCAACAGGGAGGCGCCGCGACAAGCACCAACAATGTGGGAGATTCGTCGGCCAGGGCCAATGCCCGGAACCGTAACAGCGTTCTGAGCCTGGGCGGGGGCTTCTTTGGTCGGATGAAGAACAAGCTGGGCATGGGCCAAGGGTACTCGGAGATGGACCTGCCTTTGACAGAGCCGGGCGGCAATGGACGGACAGACTCCGGCATCGACCCGCAGGCGAAGCAGGGCAAGAAGCTGGACATGGGCAACTTCAAGTTCGGATTCGGTCGAAGCAAGCCGGACCCCTCGACTCTGGGCCCCAGAATGATCCATTTGAACAACCCGCCCGCCAACGCAGCGAACAAGTACGTCGACAACCACATCTCGACGGCCAAGTACAACGTCGCGACCTTCCTGCCCAAGTTCCTCTTTGAGCAGTTCTCCAAATTCGCAAACATCTTTTTCCTGTTCACGGCCGCGTTGCAGCAGATCCCCAACCTCTCGCCCACCAACAGGTATACCACGATTATCCCGCTCTTCATCGTGATGATGGTCTCTGCCGGAAAGGAGTTGGTCGAGGACTACCGCAGAAAGCAGGCCGACCACCAGCTGAACACGTCCAAGGCCCGCGTCCTGCGCGGCACCACCTTCCAGGAGACCAAGTGGATCAACGTTTCCGTCGGCGACATCATCCGCGTCGAGTCCGAGGAGCCCTTCCCCGCCGATCTGGTCCTCCTCGCGAGTTCCGAGCCCGAGGGCCTGTGCTACATCGAAACGGCCAACCTCGATGGAGAGACCAACTTGAAGATCAAGCAAGCCTTGCCCGAGACCTGCACCATGGTCAGCTCCAGCGATCTGAGCAGGCTCGGCGGCAGGATCAAGTCCGAGCAGCCCAACAGCAGTCTGTACACGTACGAGGCCACCCTGACGATGCAGGCGGGCGGGGGTGAGAAGGAGTTGCCCCTGAACCCCGAACAGCTCTTGCTCCGCGGTGCCACTCTGCGCAACACTCCCTGGATCCATGGCGCCGTTGTCTTCACCGGCCATGAGACGAAGCTCATGCGCAACGCCACGGCCGCGCCCATCAAGCGCACAAAGGTCGAAAAGAAGCTCAACATactcgttctcgtcctcgtcggcatcctcctTGTTCTCAGCGTCATCTGTACGGTAGGTGACCTTGTTCAGCGCAAGGTTGAGGGTGACGCCATTTCGTACCTACAGCTCGACTCAACCGGCTCGGCCAACGACATCATCAGGACCTTCTTCAAGGACATGGTCACGTACTGGGTCTTGTTCTCGTCCCTCGTGCCCATCTCGCTCTTCGTCACCCTGGAGATGGTCAAGTACTGGCACGGCATTCTCAtcaacgacgacctcgacatcTACTACGACCGCACCGACACCCCCGCCAACTGCAGGACGTCCAGTTTGGTGGAGGAGCTCGGCATGGTCGAGTTTGTCTTCTCCGACAAGACTGGTACCTTGACCTGCAACATGATGGAGTTCAAGCAGGCCTCGATTGGCGGGATCCAGTATGCCGAGGATGTGCCCGAGGACCTCAGGGCAACCATCCAGGACGGCGTTGAAGTAGGGATCCACGACTACAAGCGACTGGCGGAGAACCTCAAGAGCCACGAGACGGCCCCCGTCATCGACCACTTCCTGGCCTTGCTGGCTACCTGCCACACTGTCATTCCCGAGAGAGGCGAGGAGAAAGGCGGCAAGATCAAGTACCAGGCGGCTTCGCCCGACGAGGGTgcccttgtcgagggcgccgcccagcttggTTATGTCTTTACCGATCGCAAGCCGAGATCCGTCTTCATCGAGGCAGGAGGACGCGAGCTCGAGTATGAGCTCCTGGCCGTTTGCGAGTTCAACTCCACCAGGAAGCGCATGTCAACCATCTACCGGTGCCCCGACGGAAAGGTCCGCGTCTACTGCAAGGGTGCCGATACCGTCATCCTCGAGCGCCTAAACGACCAGAACCCGCACGTCGAAGCCACCCTGCGCCACCTGGAAGAGTACGCCTCCGAGGGTCTGCGAACGCTCTGTCTCGCCATGCGTGAGGTTCCCGAGCAAGAGTTCCAGGAATGGTTCCAGATCTTCGAAAAGGCCGGCATGACCGTCGGTGGCACCCGCGCGGACGAGCTGGacaaggcggccgagatcatCGAACGCGACTTCTACCTCCTCGGGGCAACCGCTATCGAAGACCGTCTTCAGGACGGCGTCCCGGAGACCATCCACACGCTCCAGCAGGCCAGCATCAAGGTGTGGGTGTTGACGGGCGATCGCCAGGAGACCGCCATCAACATTGGCATGAGTTGCAAGCTTCTGAGCGAGGACATGATGCTTCTGATTGTCAACGAGGAAAGCGCCGAGGCGACGCGCGACAACATtcagaagaagctcgacgccatccgcaCTCAAGGCGACGGCACGATCGAGACGGAAACCCTCGCCCTCATCATCGACGGCAAGTCTCTGACCTACGCCTTGGAGAAGGACCTGGAGAAGCAGTTCCTCGACCTGGCCATCATGTGCAAGGCCGTCATCTGCTGCCGTGTGTCCCCGCTGCAGAAGGCTCTCGTCGTCAAGCTGGTCAAGAAGTATCAGAAGGAatccatcctcctcgccatcggcgacggcgcgaACGACGTCTCCATGATCCAGGCCGCCCACATCGGTGTCGGTATCAGCGGCATGGAGGGTCTCCAGGCCGCCCGGAGCGCCGACGTCTCCATTGGCCAGTTCCGGTACCTTAGGAAGCTGTTGTTGGTGCACGGCGCCTGGAGCTACCAGCGCGTCGCCAAGACCATTCTCTTCTCCTTTTACAAGAACATCACATTGTACATGACGCAGTTCTGG TACACGTTTCAAAACGTCTTCTCTGGTGCCGTCATCTACGAGTCTTGGACGCTCTCCTTCTATAACGTCTTCTACACCGTCTTGCCTCCACTGGCCCTGGGCATTCTCGATCAGTTCATCTCGGCGAGACTCCTCGACCGTTACCCGCAGCTGTACACCATGGGCCAGCAAAACCAGTTCTTCAAGATCAAGATCTTTGCCGAATGggtcgccaacgccgtctaTCACTCCATCATCCTTTACGTTTTCGGACAGCTCATCTGGTACGGTGACCTCATCCAGGGCGACGGGCAGATCGCTGGTCACTGGGTCTGGGGCACGGCGCTCTACGCCGCTGTCCTTCTCACTGTGCTGGGCAAGGCGGCTCTGATCACGAACAACTGGACAAAGTACCACGTCATCGCCATCCCCGGCAGCATGCTCTTCTGGTGGGGCTTCATCGCCCTCTACGGTACCGTCGCGCCCATGATccccttctcggccgagtACCACGGCGTCATCCCCAAGCTGTACAGCAGCCCCGTCTTCTGGTTGCAGACCTTCTCGTTGGCGATTATGTGTCTCCTGCGAGACATTGCCTGGAAGTTCGCCAAGCGGATGTACATGCCGCAGACGTACCACCACATACAAGAGATTCAGAAGTATAACATTCAAGATTACCGACCGAG GATGGAGCAGTTCCAAAAGGCGATTCGCAAGGTGCGCCAGGTCCAGCGCATGCGCAAGCAGCGCGGTTACGCGTTCTCCCAAGCGGACGAGAGCCAGACGAGGGTGATCCAAGCATACGACACGACACAGCATCGTGGACGGTACGGCGAGATGGCCAGTTCGAGACCCCAGGGCAGATAG